A segment of the Aureimonas sp. SA4125 genome:
GGTGGCGGCCTATGTTCCGACCGGCCGGATCAAGGCCTTCGTCGGCCATCCCATGGTGCTCGGCATCGGGCTGTGGGCGCTGGGGCATCTCCTGGCCAATGGCGAAACCGCCAATGTCGTCCTGTTCGGTGCCTTCCTCGTCTGGGCAGCGTTCGACTATGCCGCCTCGCTCGCCCGCGACCGGCGCATGGGAACGGTCCGCCGCAGCCTTGGCGCCCGGGGCGACATCCTCGCCATCACCGTCGGCCTCGGCGCGGCGCTCGTCTTCATCTGGAGGCTGCATCTCTGGCTGATCGGCGTCACGCCGCTCGGCTGAGCCCTGCGCACGAACTCCGGCTTTCGGGCCGGGGCCTTTCGCTTCCGGCAAAAATCGTTAGAACGCGACACCACAGCTGTTTTTGCGAAGGTGCCTGCCCTTGAG
Coding sequences within it:
- a CDS encoding NnrU family protein gives rise to the protein MTVMIAGLLLFLGLHSVRIFGEGLRTASIARFGETAYKAVYSLVSLAGLVLVGQGYGEALADGGMVWDPPAATRHLSLLLVPAAFVLVVAAYVPTGRIKAFVGHPMVLGIGLWALGHLLANGETANVVLFGAFLVWAAFDYAASLARDRRMGTVRRSLGARGDILAITVGLGAALVFIWRLHLWLIGVTPLG